A region from the Aliarcobacter thereius LMG 24486 genome encodes:
- a CDS encoding cation acetate symporter encodes MLRLLFFISLTFISLFAAGDATFEGKRDLNISAIAMFLVFIAGTLGITYWAAKKTRSANDFYTAGGGITGFQNGLAIAGDYMSAAAFLGVSGLIYMNGYDGVIYAVSFLVGWPIILFFMAEKLRNLGKFTFADIAAYRLGQKEIRTLTAFGSLSVVILYLIAQMVGAGKLIQILFGMDYEYAVFMVGALMIIYVTFGGMLATTWVQIIKAVLLLSGVSFMAFMVLWHFGFNFESLASQAVEHHNKGEDILKPGGFLEDPISAISLGMALMLGTAGLPHVLMRFFTVGNAKEARKSVVYATGFVAYFWIIISIVGLGAIAFLNTAEGAQYMIDAKAYLDGGSLFGGSNMASVHLSHMLGGNAFLGFISAVAFATILAVVSGLTLAGASAISHDIYANVINPKASDEQVVKISKITVIIVGIVGVSLGIAFESQNIAYMVGLAFGIAASANFPILFLSIYWSKLTTRGAFIGGFMGLITAVALVILGPNVWVQILGNEKAIFPYAHPALFSVSVAFIGIWFFSIIDNSKRAKEDRSKFKAQNIRANTGIGSSGAVSH; translated from the coding sequence ATGTTAAGATTATTATTTTTTATTTCACTTACATTTATCTCATTATTTGCAGCAGGTGATGCTACTTTTGAAGGTAAAAGAGATTTAAATATTTCAGCAATTGCTATGTTCTTAGTTTTTATTGCTGGAACATTAGGAATAACTTATTGGGCAGCAAAAAAAACAAGATCTGCAAATGACTTTTATACAGCTGGTGGAGGAATTACTGGTTTCCAAAATGGTTTAGCAATCGCTGGAGACTATATGAGTGCAGCAGCATTTCTTGGTGTTTCAGGTCTTATTTATATGAATGGATATGATGGAGTTATTTATGCTGTTTCATTCTTGGTTGGTTGGCCAATAATTCTATTTTTTATGGCAGAAAAATTAAGAAACTTAGGTAAATTTACTTTCGCTGATATTGCAGCATATAGATTAGGTCAAAAAGAGATTAGAACTTTAACTGCATTTGGTTCTTTATCTGTTGTTATTTTATATTTAATTGCACAAATGGTTGGTGCTGGAAAACTTATACAAATTTTATTTGGTATGGATTATGAATATGCTGTATTTATGGTTGGTGCACTTATGATAATTTATGTAACTTTTGGTGGTATGCTTGCAACTACTTGGGTACAAATTATTAAAGCTGTTTTACTTTTATCAGGTGTATCTTTTATGGCATTTATGGTTTTATGGCATTTTGGTTTTAATTTCGAATCTTTAGCATCACAAGCTGTTGAACACCACAATAAAGGTGAAGATATTTTAAAACCAGGTGGATTTTTAGAAGATCCTATTTCTGCTATTTCATTAGGAATGGCTTTAATGCTTGGAACGGCTGGACTTCCTCATGTTTTAATGAGATTTTTTACAGTTGGAAATGCAAAGGAGGCTAGAAAATCTGTTGTTTATGCAACTGGATTTGTAGCATATTTTTGGATTATTATTTCTATTGTTGGTTTAGGTGCAATTGCATTTTTAAATACAGCAGAAGGTGCACAATATATGATTGATGCAAAAGCATATCTTGATGGTGGATCATTATTTGGTGGTTCAAATATGGCTTCAGTTCATCTTTCACATATGCTAGGTGGGAATGCATTTTTAGGATTTATTTCAGCTGTTGCATTTGCTACAATTTTGGCTGTTGTTTCTGGGCTTACTCTAGCAGGTGCATCGGCTATTTCTCACGATATTTATGCAAATGTGATAAATCCAAAAGCAAGTGACGAACAAGTAGTAAAAATTTCAAAAATAACTGTTATAATTGTAGGAATTGTTGGAGTAAGCTTGGGAATTGCTTTTGAATCTCAAAATATAGCATATATGGTTGGACTTGCCTTTGGTATAGCTGCAAGTGCAAACTTTCCAATACTATTTTTATCAATTTATTGGTCAAAACTTACAACAAGAGGTGCATTTATTGGTGGTTTTATGGGATTAATTACAGCAGTTGCTTTAGTAATTTTAGGACCTAATGTTTGGGTTCAAATTCTAGGAAATGAAAAAGCAATTTTCCCTTACGCTCACCCTGCACTATTCTCTGTGAGTGTTGCATTTATTGGAATCTGGTTCTTCTCTATTATTGATAATTCAAAAAGAGCAAAAGAAGATAGATCTAAATTTAAAGCTCAAAATATTAGAGCGAATACTGGAATTGGTTCATCAGGAGCAGTTTCACACTAA
- a CDS encoding DUF485 domain-containing protein: MEDKLVERIENHPKYKELVSKRNSFSLKLGIFILVMFYSYITLVAFNKDLFATKVWEDGVTTIGFPIAFAILVISFFTTLIYAKRANGEFEDLTNDIKKDVRDLL, from the coding sequence ATGGAAGATAAGTTAGTTGAGAGAATTGAAAACCATCCAAAATATAAAGAATTAGTTTCAAAAAGAAATAGTTTTTCTTTAAAACTAGGAATTTTTATACTTGTAATGTTTTACTCTTATATTACACTAGTTGCTTTTAATAAAGATTTATTTGCTACAAAAGTTTGGGAAGATGGTGTTACAACTATTGGCTTTCCTATTGCATTTGCTATTTTAGTAATTAGTTTTTTTACAACTTTAATTTATGCAAAAAGAGCAAATGGAGAGTTTGAAGATTTAACAAATGATATTAAAAAAGATGTGAGGGATTTACTATAA
- a CDS encoding cation acetate symporter → MIKIATLLGLSSLALLAEDGSGVNINAVIMFFVFIAGTMGITKWAASKTKSASDFYTAGGGITGFQNGLAIAGDYISAASFLGISGMIYLQGYDGIIYAIGFLVGWPIILFLMAERLRNLGKFNFTDIAAYRLDEQKIRILAAFGSLTVVTFYLIAQMVGAGKLIEVLFHIPYGWAVALVGALMIIYVTFGGMLATTWVQIIKACLILAGVTFIALMVMAHSGFSLTALVTEATSLHKSGIDILKPGPFVSDPVSAISLGLALMLGTAGLPHILMRFFTVGNAKEARKSVVYATGFIGYFYLLIGIVGLGAIVFLNSDIGKELYLTAEGGVIGGVNMVAVHLSQAVGGDIFLGFIAAVSFATILAVVSGLTLAASNSIAHDLYAIVIRKGNITDAEEMKVSKRTVLVIGFVAVLLGFAFENMNVAFMVGLAFAIAASANFPILILSIYWSKLTTRGAFIGGFVGLITAITLVVLSKTIWVDILHFEKAIFPYVHPALFSVTAAFVAIWFFSITDKSARAEEDKAGFEAQNIRAQTGIGAEGAVSH, encoded by the coding sequence ATGATTAAAATAGCTACTTTATTAGGATTATCATCTTTAGCACTATTAGCAGAAGATGGAAGCGGTGTAAATATAAATGCCGTTATTATGTTCTTCGTATTTATTGCTGGAACTATGGGTATCACAAAGTGGGCAGCTAGTAAAACAAAATCTGCTTCAGATTTTTATACAGCTGGTGGAGGAATTACAGGATTCCAAAATGGTTTAGCAATTGCTGGAGATTATATTTCTGCTGCTTCATTCCTTGGTATTTCAGGTATGATTTATCTTCAAGGGTATGATGGTATCATCTATGCTATTGGATTTTTAGTTGGTTGGCCAATTATTCTATTTTTAATGGCTGAAAGACTAAGAAACTTAGGTAAATTTAACTTTACAGATATTGCTGCTTATAGACTTGATGAACAAAAAATTAGAATTTTAGCTGCATTTGGTTCTTTAACTGTTGTTACATTCTACTTAATTGCTCAAATGGTTGGTGCTGGAAAACTTATTGAAGTTCTATTCCATATTCCTTACGGTTGGGCTGTTGCTTTAGTTGGTGCATTAATGATTATTTATGTAACTTTTGGTGGTATGCTTGCAACTACTTGGGTACAAATTATTAAAGCTTGTTTAATTTTAGCTGGAGTTACATTTATAGCACTTATGGTTATGGCTCATTCTGGTTTCTCACTTACTGCATTAGTAACAGAAGCTACAAGTTTACATAAATCAGGTATTGATATCTTAAAACCAGGTCCATTCGTATCTGATCCAGTTTCAGCTATATCTTTGGGATTAGCTTTAATGCTTGGAACTGCTGGTTTACCTCATATTCTAATGAGATTCTTTACAGTTGGTAATGCTAAAGAAGCTAGAAAATCTGTTGTTTATGCAACTGGATTCATTGGTTACTTCTATTTATTAATTGGTATTGTTGGTTTAGGAGCTATTGTATTTTTAAATAGTGATATTGGAAAAGAGTTATATCTTACTGCTGAAGGTGGTGTTATTGGTGGAGTAAATATGGTTGCTGTTCACTTATCACAAGCTGTTGGTGGAGATATATTCTTAGGATTTATTGCAGCTGTTTCATTTGCTACAATTCTAGCAGTTGTTTCAGGACTTACTCTTGCAGCTTCTAACTCAATTGCACACGATTTATATGCAATTGTTATTAGAAAAGGAAATATTACTGATGCTGAAGAGATGAAAGTTTCTAAAAGAACTGTTCTTGTAATTGGTTTCGTTGCTGTTCTTCTAGGATTTGCATTTGAAAATATGAACGTTGCATTTATGGTTGGTTTAGCATTTGCTATTGCAGCATCAGCTAACTTCCCAATATTAATTTTATCAATCTATTGGTCGAAATTAACAACAAGAGGTGCATTTATTGGTGGTTTTGTAGGATTAATTACAGCTATTACTTTAGTTGTTTTAAGTAAAACTATTTGGGTTGATATTTTACATTTTGAAAAAGCAATTTTCCCTTATGTTCACCCTGCATTATTCTCTGTAACTGCAGCATTTGTTGCAATATGGTTCTTCTCTATAACTGATAAATCAGCTAGAGCAGAAGAAGATAAAGCTGGATTTGAAGCTCAAAATATTAGAGCTCAAACTGGAATTGGTGCAGAAGGAGCAGTTTCTCACTAA
- a CDS encoding DUF485 domain-containing protein: protein MDQKLVERIKNNPKYQELISKRSSFAIKLAIFMLVVYYSFILTIAFNKEVFANTIGDSIITIAIPIGATIIVLAFITTVIYVIRANGEFEDLEMSIKNDVKDIL, encoded by the coding sequence ATGGATCAAAAATTAGTAGAACGGATTAAAAATAATCCAAAGTATCAAGAGTTAATTTCTAAAAGAAGTTCTTTTGCTATTAAACTAGCTATTTTTATGCTGGTAGTTTATTATAGTTTTATTTTAACTATAGCTTTTAATAAAGAAGTTTTTGCAAATACTATTGGTGATAGTATTATTACAATTGCTATTCCTATTGGTGCTACAATTATTGTATTAGCATTTATAACAACTGTTATTTATGTTATAAGAGCAAATGGAGAGTTTGAAGACTTAGAAATGTCTATTAAAAATGATGTAAAGGATATTCTATAA
- a CDS encoding DUF294 nucleotidyltransferase-like domain-containing protein yields the protein MSIQDQEVFLSKIHPFELLSPSQMARCLESMDIAYYPKGTVLISPDNIPKSFFIIIKGSVFEYNNENIVVMDYQSEDTFDSNSLIYDKCENSFKVNEELICYEIDKKIFLELIEKNQAFKDFFLKDLVNKLRTLKEKENASQLSSFMIAKVEDTLIREACIVQKDTKLIEAIDKSMKFKTSTIIVEGEDNEYGIITDSLLKVKVLLEGRDLSIPVKDIAIFPLLTIKNDDYLFEALTILVKKNIKRVGVVNNSGEMLGILEQIDILSHFANHTYVIESKISKAKNIEDLKDASKDFMDIITSLQAKGVKIHHISNLIGQLNTKVYQKVYSLILPKELQDNACLFVMGSEGRNEQIIKNDQDNALIVKDGIDINLYTNYMQKITDSLIFLGYPPCKGNIMVSNPTWCKSFSQFRRDINSWLENTSDMKTFLDLAIFIDSFAVAGDKNMLIELKNILYNKQHNDIFLAYFAKSITSFETPATLSSFMNKNDLINIKKAAIFPIVHGIRSLALKYGIKETTTVKRIEILKQKNILDSQISAELVEAFEIANNIRLKHQIELLQQNSMLNNNIDMQNLGKIERDLLKESFKIVNEFKNNISYIFKLNKFY from the coding sequence ATGAGTATTCAAGATCAAGAGGTTTTTTTATCAAAGATTCATCCATTTGAACTATTAAGCCCAAGCCAAATGGCAAGATGTTTAGAAAGTATGGACATAGCTTATTATCCTAAAGGGACAGTGTTAATAAGCCCAGACAATATTCCAAAGAGTTTTTTTATTATCATAAAAGGTTCTGTTTTTGAATACAATAATGAAAATATTGTTGTTATGGATTATCAAAGTGAAGATACATTTGATTCTAATTCACTTATTTATGATAAATGTGAAAATAGTTTTAAAGTAAATGAAGAGCTAATTTGTTATGAAATTGATAAAAAGATATTTCTAGAATTAATTGAAAAAAATCAAGCTTTTAAAGATTTCTTCTTAAAAGATTTAGTAAATAAGTTAAGAACTCTTAAAGAGAAAGAGAATGCTTCACAACTTTCATCTTTTATGATTGCAAAAGTTGAAGATACTTTAATCCGAGAAGCTTGTATTGTGCAAAAAGATACAAAACTTATTGAAGCAATAGATAAATCTATGAAATTTAAAACCTCAACAATTATCGTAGAAGGAGAAGATAATGAGTATGGAATAATCACTGATTCTTTACTAAAAGTCAAAGTCCTTTTAGAAGGTAGAGATTTATCTATTCCTGTAAAAGATATTGCTATTTTCCCTCTTCTAACAATTAAAAATGATGATTATTTATTTGAAGCACTTACAATATTGGTTAAAAAAAATATAAAAAGAGTTGGTGTTGTAAATAATAGTGGCGAAATGCTTGGTATTTTAGAACAAATAGATATCTTATCTCACTTTGCAAATCATACTTATGTAATAGAATCAAAAATAAGTAAAGCAAAAAATATAGAAGATTTAAAAGATGCTAGTAAAGATTTTATGGATATTATTACTAGTCTTCAAGCAAAAGGTGTAAAAATTCATCATATTTCAAATTTAATTGGTCAATTAAATACAAAAGTTTATCAAAAAGTTTACTCACTAATTTTGCCAAAAGAGTTACAAGATAATGCTTGTTTATTTGTAATGGGAAGTGAAGGAAGAAATGAACAAATTATAAAAAATGATCAAGATAATGCTTTAATAGTAAAAGATGGTATTGATATAAACTTATATACAAATTATATGCAAAAAATCACAGATTCTTTAATATTTTTAGGTTATCCACCTTGTAAAGGAAATATCATGGTTTCAAATCCTACATGGTGTAAATCTTTTAGCCAATTTAGAAGAGATATAAACTCTTGGTTAGAAAATACTTCTGATATGAAAACTTTTTTAGATTTAGCAATTTTCATAGACTCTTTTGCTGTTGCAGGAGATAAAAATATGTTAATAGAACTTAAAAATATTTTATACAATAAACAGCATAATGATATATTTTTAGCATACTTTGCAAAATCTATAACATCTTTTGAAACTCCAGCTACATTATCAAGCTTTATGAATAAAAACGATCTAATAAATATAAAAAAAGCTGCAATATTTCCAATAGTTCATGGAATTAGAAGCTTAGCATTAAAATATGGAATAAAAGAGACAACTACTGTTAAAAGAATTGAAATATTAAAACAAAAGAATATATTAGATAGTCAAATAAGTGCTGAGTTGGTTGAAGCTTTTGAGATAGCAAATAATATTAGATTAAAGCATCAAATAGAACTTTTACAACAAAATAGTATGCTAAATAATAATATTGATATGCAAAACTTAGGAAAAATAGAGAGAGATTTACTAAAAGAGAGTTTTAAAATTGTAAATGAGTTTAAAAATAATATTAGCTATATCTTCAAGCTAAATAAGTTCTATTAA
- a CDS encoding sodium:solute symporter family transporter: MELQSLIYLFVSISFTIYFSIALWTKASSTKDFYIVKDLNHPSLNGISIAIDFISAATFLSFAGLFLYSYSIVNYFIFGVIFGFLLLSFLIVPKLRKEAEFSIPTYFNKKYKSPILTNLTAIIVLLITFLYLNAQLKASGIILSRIFQITFDKALFIALFIALFYASVSGRRNISYAFIFQYIIVFISIATPIIFLTLNLTNSYFPQLLIFSSLENNQEFLVAIKDSFLEFNIIEENSLINNILLAITVAFGVATLPHILIKFFVTSNIENSKKSALWGLFFVTIIYSFIVSLPGLSAINFSKNISNTNYETYIQDNYIDENSIHKNGKWLKTWEDTSLVLFKDLNNDKNIALNELDFNPDTIFLINSEIANMPNWIIALVISGALAATLSTMTALIILLKSTLANEFIFKDKKPNKFILNFLLAIIIIFATFFNFKDFTILKIVILSFSISAATIFPILFLTMFKKIDKNSIYYALLISLILIISYTFIYDYFNFFIRPEAIGVIIGVLSILISFFCSKFIFNKRV, translated from the coding sequence ATGGAACTACAATCATTAATCTATCTTTTTGTTTCTATATCATTTACAATTTATTTTAGTATAGCTTTATGGACAAAAGCTAGTTCAACAAAAGATTTTTATATTGTAAAAGATTTAAATCATCCTAGTTTAAATGGGATATCTATTGCTATTGATTTTATTAGTGCAGCAACTTTTTTATCTTTTGCTGGTTTATTTTTATACTCTTACTCTATTGTAAATTATTTTATCTTTGGTGTTATTTTTGGTTTTTTACTTTTATCATTTTTAATTGTTCCAAAACTAAGAAAAGAGGCTGAGTTCTCTATTCCTACGTATTTTAATAAGAAATATAAAAGTCCAATTTTAACTAATCTTACAGCTATAATAGTTTTATTAATTACTTTCTTATATTTAAATGCTCAATTAAAAGCAAGTGGAATAATCTTATCAAGAATTTTCCAAATCACTTTTGATAAAGCTCTTTTTATTGCCCTTTTTATTGCCCTTTTTTATGCAAGTGTTTCTGGAAGAAGAAATATTAGTTATGCATTCATATTTCAATATATTATTGTATTTATATCAATTGCAACACCAATAATATTTTTAACTCTTAACTTAACAAACAGTTATTTTCCTCAACTCTTAATATTTTCATCTTTAGAAAATAATCAAGAGTTCCTAGTAGCAATTAAAGATAGCTTTTTAGAATTTAATATTATTGAAGAAAATAGTTTAATAAACAATATTTTACTTGCTATTACTGTTGCATTTGGAGTTGCTACTTTACCTCATATCTTAATAAAATTCTTTGTAACATCAAATATAGAAAATAGTAAAAAAAGTGCTCTTTGGGGACTATTTTTTGTAACTATTATTTACTCTTTTATTGTTAGTTTACCTGGATTATCAGCTATTAATTTTTCTAAAAATATTTCAAATACTAATTATGAAACTTATATTCAAGATAATTATATAGATGAAAACAGTATCCATAAAAATGGTAAGTGGCTTAAAACTTGGGAAGATACTTCTCTTGTGTTATTTAAAGATTTAAATAATGATAAAAATATTGCTTTAAATGAATTAGATTTTAACCCTGATACTATTTTTTTAATAAATAGTGAAATAGCGAATATGCCTAATTGGATTATTGCTCTTGTAATTTCTGGTGCTCTTGCAGCAACTTTATCAACAATGACTGCACTAATAATTCTTTTGAAATCTACTTTAGCAAATGAATTTATTTTTAAAGATAAAAAGCCAAATAAATTTATATTGAATTTTCTTTTGGCAATAATTATAATATTTGCTACATTCTTTAATTTTAAAGATTTCACAATTTTAAAGATTGTTATATTATCTTTTAGCATAAGTGCAGCAACTATTTTTCCAATTTTATTTTTAACAATGTTTAAGAAGATTGATAAAAATTCTATCTATTATGCTTTATTAATCTCTTTAATTTTAATTATCTCTTATACTTTTATTTATGATTATTTTAATTTTTTTATAAGACCTGAAGCAATAGGAGTTATTATAGGAGTTTTAAGTATTTTAATATCATTTTTTTGTTCAAAATTTATATTTAATAAAAGAGTTTAG
- a CDS encoding response regulator transcription factor, with amino-acid sequence MKILLLEDEIMLNSTITEYLKGIGHMVDSFFDGKEVLNNIENKYDLLILDVNVPTIDGFGILDELNNRKIHIPTIFISAQSDIDDITKAYSLGAREYLKKPFHLEELGIKINLILKKEQRDTSHIKFSENYSYSKDKQVLYFNGEPQNLTKKQLEIIHILALNINMIVDFEHFRMDVWDGENIDNPTIRAEISRLKKSLKEDFIKNIRGLGYKIDRYYSI; translated from the coding sequence ATGAAGATACTACTACTTGAAGATGAAATAATGCTAAACAGTACTATTACAGAGTACTTAAAAGGCATTGGTCATATGGTTGATAGCTTTTTTGATGGTAAAGAAGTTTTAAATAATATTGAAAATAAATATGATTTATTAATACTTGATGTAAATGTCCCTACTATCGATGGTTTTGGAATTCTAGATGAATTAAATAATAGAAAAATTCATATCCCTACAATATTTATATCTGCTCAAAGTGATATTGATGATATTACAAAAGCTTACTCTTTAGGTGCAAGAGAATATCTAAAAAAACCATTTCATCTTGAAGAGTTAGGTATAAAAATAAATTTAATTTTAAAAAAAGAACAAAGAGACACTTCTCACATAAAATTTTCAGAAAACTACTCATATTCTAAAGATAAACAAGTTTTATACTTTAATGGAGAACCACAAAATCTTACAAAAAAACAGTTAGAAATTATTCATATTTTAGCTTTAAATATAAATATGATTGTAGATTTTGAACATTTTAGAATGGATGTTTGGGATGGAGAAAATATTGATAATCCAACAATTAGGGCAGAAATTTCAAGATTAAAAAAATCTTTAAAAGAAGATTTTATAAAAAATATAAGAGGTCTTGGCTATAAAATAGATAGATATTATTCTATCTAA
- a CDS encoding sensor histidine kinase, giving the protein MLKAKSLYHLIVYSIFFIIILISFFTFIIINNAHDELQEKIVNLKEDYSNNQKTFLENEIRSTIKLIDYFYLENKDKKSISEIKKEIIYALNKINLNSSNNDYIFIYDFNGNLVDNSHDKSRIGQNFLNFKDFNKKEVIKELIDVSKEKNGGFVNYFWTKPEITKETNKISFVASYEALSWTIGKGVYLDEIDRLIKEKEEEYIEKISNYTLQITSLTILLILYSVFIYKNATILIVKDVKEIGKYFKEAQEKNDPINQSRFMFGEFKVIANYAFDAMTNMNLRSNVLIGLNKNLEEKVESKTKELSELLESQKQFIKNSVHEINTPLAIIRTNLDLLKTKIEHNNYITNIEAGSKIIQYIYDDLSFLIKKDRVNYEKEYLNISDFLEKRLNFFEEIVKSNNLYIIKNIEEDVYIKFNSLELQRVIDNNLSNAVKYSFAKSPIFIKLFYVDDNEVELSISTHSKKIDYIDKIFEDFYRENSARGGFGLGLKIVKEICDKNLVIIKVLSDNKDTKFIYRFKLNEDTTT; this is encoded by the coding sequence ATGTTAAAAGCAAAAAGTTTATATCATCTAATAGTTTATAGTATATTTTTCATTATTATACTTATATCTTTTTTTACATTTATTATAATAAATAATGCTCACGATGAATTACAAGAAAAAATAGTAAATTTGAAAGAAGACTATTCAAACAATCAAAAAACCTTTTTAGAAAATGAAATAAGAAGTACTATTAAACTAATTGATTATTTTTATTTAGAAAATAAGGATAAAAAATCAATAAGTGAGATTAAAAAAGAGATAATATATGCTCTTAATAAAATAAACCTAAATTCAAGTAATAATGATTATATTTTTATTTATGACTTTAATGGAAATTTAGTTGATAATTCACATGATAAAAGTAGAATTGGTCAAAATTTCTTAAATTTTAAAGACTTTAATAAAAAAGAGGTAATAAAAGAACTTATTGATGTATCAAAAGAGAAAAATGGTGGTTTCGTAAACTATTTTTGGACAAAACCAGAAATTACAAAAGAGACAAATAAAATATCTTTTGTAGCTTCATATGAAGCTCTTTCATGGACTATTGGAAAAGGTGTATATCTTGATGAAATAGATAGACTTATTAAAGAAAAAGAGGAAGAGTATATTGAAAAAATATCAAATTATACACTTCAAATAACTTCTCTTACAATTTTACTAATTCTTTACTCTGTTTTTATATATAAAAATGCAACTATTTTAATTGTAAAAGATGTTAAAGAAATAGGTAAATATTTTAAAGAAGCTCAAGAAAAGAATGATCCTATAAATCAAAGTAGATTTATGTTTGGAGAATTTAAAGTTATTGCAAATTATGCTTTTGATGCTATGACTAATATGAATTTAAGATCAAATGTTCTGATTGGATTAAATAAAAATCTAGAAGAAAAAGTTGAATCAAAAACAAAAGAGCTTTCAGAACTACTTGAATCTCAAAAACAATTTATTAAAAACTCTGTTCACGAAATAAATACTCCTTTAGCTATTATTCGTACAAATTTAGATTTACTAAAAACAAAAATTGAGCACAATAATTACATTACAAATATTGAAGCTGGTTCAAAAATCATTCAATATATTTATGATGATTTATCATTCTTAATAAAAAAAGATAGAGTAAATTATGAGAAAGAGTATTTAAATATTAGTGATTTTTTAGAAAAAAGATTAAATTTCTTCGAAGAAATAGTAAAATCAAATAATCTTTATATTATAAAAAATATTGAAGAAGATGTTTATATTAAATTTAATTCTCTAGAACTTCAAAGAGTTATAGACAATAACCTTTCAAATGCTGTTAAATACTCTTTTGCTAAATCTCCAATTTTCATCAAATTGTTTTATGTAGATGATAATGAAGTTGAACTTTCAATCTCAACTCACTCTAAAAAAATTGATTATATTGATAAAATATTTGAAGATTTTTATAGAGAAAATAGTGCAAGAGGTGGCTTTGGACTAGGTTTAAAAATAGTAAAAGAGATTTGTGATAAAAACTTAGTTATAATAAAAGTCTTGTCAGATAATAAAGATACAAAATTTATTTATAGGTTTAAATTAAATGAAGATACTACTACTTGA
- a CDS encoding CinA family protein: MQKKIFTKKNMLNLQNILKKSKKTITCAESCTGGLVASMITKISGSSEIFNGSLVSYSNEIKHKELNVSYDTLNNFGAVSIETVKEMLDGVIYKFDADYAIAISGIAGPNGGTKNKPVGTVVIGISNKFGKNNIKTYMFKGCRETIQKKAAKTSLKKILKFINKTLDN, encoded by the coding sequence ATGCAAAAAAAAATATTTACAAAAAAAAACATGTTAAATCTTCAAAATATTCTAAAAAAATCAAAAAAAACTATAACTTGTGCTGAATCTTGTACAGGTGGCTTAGTAGCTAGTATGATAACAAAGATATCTGGTTCAAGTGAAATTTTTAATGGAAGTTTAGTAAGTTACTCAAATGAAATAAAACATAAAGAGCTAAATGTTTCGTATGATACTTTAAATAACTTTGGTGCAGTTAGTATTGAAACTGTAAAAGAGATGCTAGATGGTGTAATCTATAAATTTGATGCAGATTATGCAATAGCAATTTCAGGAATTGCTGGTCCAAACGGTGGAACAAAAAATAAACCTGTGGGAACAGTTGTAATTGGTATTTCAAATAAATTTGGTAAAAATAATATAAAAACATATATGTTTAAAGGTTGTAGAGAAACTATTCAAAAAAAGGCTGCAAAAACATCTTTAAAAAAAATTCTTAAATTTATCAATAAAACTCTTGACAATTAA